The proteins below come from a single Triticum aestivum cultivar Chinese Spring chromosome 5D, IWGSC CS RefSeq v2.1, whole genome shotgun sequence genomic window:
- the LOC123124356 gene encoding protein FAR1-RELATED SEQUENCE 5 has product MEPYVGMRFDSLQIAKDHYNSYALRMRFSIKMNTSRRTPRTNELIKQQFCCNKFKKPKADDGGAEAPPVLDPIPDPKSVDIDEEMEEEPPIFAEEETGTSKNKKKKKKKRKRETIKQTQCKAKMLVKLIDGRWEVTHFVRDHNHPLVNKPSLSKYLRSHQGISPDEKEFLRILYNCNLTTSVVFFYIP; this is encoded by the coding sequence atggaaccctatgttggcatgagatttgacagccttcaaattgctaaggatcaCTACAACAGCTATGCACTACGGATGCGTTTCTCTATCAAGATGAACACCTCTAGACGGACACCCCGCACCAATGAATTGATAAAACAACAATTTTGCTGCAACAAgttcaagaagcccaaagctgatgatggaggagctgaggctcctcctgtCCTGGACCCTATTCCAGATCCGAAATCTGTTGACattgatgaggagatggaagaagaacctccaatatttgctgaagaggagactggtactagtaagaataagaagaagaagaagaagaagcgcaaaCGCGAGACAATAAAGCAGACTCAATGCAAGGCGAAAATGTTGGTGAAGCTGATAGATGGGCGATGGGAGGTGACGCACTTTGTTCGTGACCACAATCATCCGCTCGTGAACAAACCTTCATTGTCCAAatacttgagatcccaccaaggcatctcacCTGATGAAAAGGAGTTTCTGCGCATCTTGTATAACTGCAACTTGACTACAAGTGTGGTGTTTTTCTATATCCCTTAA